CCTTTGCCTCCAGTTGAGTCTCGGGCTAAAGGCAGCACCTAGCCTCGCAGCACCTCGCTCTTGCTGTCGCTTGGCCCTCGCCCTTGTAGCGCTGCAACTCGCGCCCTAATCTCGCCGTGACTCGCCCTCGTCTTGCAGCACCTCGTCCTCGTCGTCGCTTGGCCCTCGTCCTCGCCTTCGCAGCACCTCGCCCTCGCCCTTGCAGTGCAGTGTAGAGACTCGCCATCGCTTTTCCTATTTCTTGTTAATGATGATGGTTTTGGTGATGAATTGctgttttaattttgatttatttgagtTTGTTGTTGAATATTGAGTTTTTTTGTTGGATTCATGAACAGACGGTGATGGGGTGGTAGTAGGTGGGGTGGTGCAAATGGTGATGGAGTGGTAGTGGATGAGGTGGTGGTAGTGttgagaagagagagaggaagtattttttcatttaaaaaattaatctttttaaaaggataattttaaaataacaTTAGATCTTAGGGATGATTTTGGGTACAAAAAAAGATTGGAGACAAAAAAAATTCGATCTAAATGATAGGAACCAAAATCGTAGTTAACCCTTTATATAACACAAAGTTCATAAATAATTAACTTGCTCTCTTTGTCGTAGCACTATTTTCCTTTCCTAGCTGAGAGTTCCCTAATATGGATACTACACAGAGAAATGAAGCTCCAATGAGGTAATTAGTTCGTATTAATTCTTAAATGCTCGTTGATAGCACTAATTAAGAGATGAACTTATGAATTATTTGCTTCTATTTCAATGTTTTTTCATACACTATACATTATCTTAGCACCTTTCTTTGTTTCGTTTTCTTAGGGAGGGAAACGAAGACGTGGCTGCTAAGTTCAAAGAATCATCGGAAATCATTGTTATATATCTCAACCTTCAGCTTTCTCTCATTTCCTTCTTCAAAGATGATAAAGCCGGTCAAGATTTCTTCGCAACCCACCCCAATGTTGTGATGGCTATGGTTTTCTTTATTCAGCTCTTGTTCTTTGTGGGGCTTCTGGGAACAATGCTTCCCGGCCAGGTCTCGATGAAGATCCTACGGTGGATCATACTAGTTCTTGGAGGAGTGTCCTCTGTTTTGGTTCAGACTATGATGATATAGTCACCAATTGCTTGCTTATGATTAAGGTTGTTACCATGAGCTCTTTAAACTCTTTGTCTCTTCAGCTTTTGGACTTAATAAAGAAAATGAGTATACCATAGTCTACTCTACCGAAGGAAGCTTAATTGAGGTAGATCTACTAAATTATAATAGTAACATGCTGTGACATAGTTTCTCATTGGTGTAGGAGTGATTCTTGTTGTTGTACTATTTAGGGAGTGTATCAAATATGCTGTAACTTTGTTTGTGTTtgtttttgtttctgtttttaaTTGTTGGTTTGTACCAATTTGCTTATCTTGAATGGATCATATTAAACTATTAGTTAATGTCAAATATTCCAAAAGTGGGTTTTAGCAGTCAATGAGGAAAgagtttagattttattattgctTTTTTTGTAGGCAGGCTTGCCAGGGCAAAAAATAAAATGATGAAACTTGGGAAGAAAGATCTTGTATCTTGGTATATCTTATATTTGTTCCCATTGGTCCacagtaaaataataataataataacagagtcatataatatttttacataagaaaaaaaataatgaaatttgaTAATACAAAACAAGCAACCCAAATTTTGTAAGACTACAGGTCTACAACAAATATTGAAAACTGAAAGATACAATGTCTTGTCTTTCGTTCAACAATATCGCTGGTTGCCATCCATAACTCCAAAACTATTAGACCAAACGATCACCTTTTACTCCCTTCCCCTTGTTCATTACTCTTCAGAATATTCATTCTCATCCAATTTTACTGTTTACTATTAAAATTCTAATTTgttatattctttttctttcaattttatcccttaattttttttacttgcAGAGCAGCTCGTGCATTCGCCGACAACATGTGTTATTTTTAGATCTCAAAAGAACaagattaattttaaaaaaacctTGGTTGCATTAAAtaatatcaaataaaaattatatatataacttGAAATACTATGTGTAGATTATAAAAAAGGATTAAAAATATAaacataatataaaaaatatcaatataatAATAGAAAAAGCTCAAGCATATATTATTCATTATCTAGCAACTATAGTTTATACTCAATGTGTATAATTTAAATTTAGCACACTAATCAAGGATGACTAtcgatttttattttaacaaaaaaaaatttaacaaacacCTTAATAGAAATAAATATCAACATTCTGTAAAAAAATGGTATTTTTTTAAATAGCTtagttttttataatttttatttattcttattcattttaatttttctctATTCTACCCTACATGTTATAtcctcaatgaaataaaataaattttttttataaacaactAACACAATACAAAACCTCAAAATACAAAATTCTTCAAAAACCATAACAACAAAAATAGTAAAATTTCGATTTTCTAACATTACATAAAATGTAACCCCTAAAATTATCTTAACACATGGTAACTTTTAGTCAGAACTATTGACAAAATTATAAATACCTATAGAACATGGACACCACTTTCATCatcaatctaaaaaaaaaaaattcaattctaaGAGAACTCTATATAGCATTTAGTTCAtgaaattttttagtttaatagaTATCAATTTGTCCAAATGAACAATTATTTTAAACCAGATAATATACAATAGTGCAGTTTTAGCTACATATCAAACTTGATCAAAGTCAATCAATTTATCTACAAAATTAAAGCCTAGTTGATGAATCTCGTTCCTGACCACTCTAGTCATCATTGCAAGACATATAGTTACAATTATATTACTGAACAAAATATCACTAATTGATTATTATAAAAATACTGAGCAATAAAAATGAGACTATATAAAAGAAGTGAGAAGCAAGATGAATTTGGTAATAATTAAAATAAGTTAGATATATGGTTCTCCAAAAAAAAACTATTATGTAACTAATGATATATTATATAATCAACAAACTATAATTTGCTTCAGTAAATAAAAGACAGCAAAATCAAGCTATTAGAGAGTTCACTtagtgaaagtaaaaaaaaaaatgatagcaTTAAGTTATACGAATTGGATAAACACCACAATCGATTAGCCTTTTTCACAATAAATCAACATGATTGACAAAAACAAGGCTCAAActttacaaagagaaaaaaaaggatcAAAAACCTAAATGGAACATGTATCTAGCAAAACAAAACATCATCACTTATTATTGCTCCCTAGTTTTGACATCACAAGTTTTGGCATCATAGATTtagaatataataaaaattcTACAATATGATAGAAAGAGATATTGTATCTCAGTCTCAGATCCAATCAACTTATGCTATTGCAATTAAagagttaaaaaagaaaaagaacacatGTCCAAACAATGAAGAGGTTCATCTATAAATAGGATTTGTGGTCTCGTCACAAACTATGTTTTGGTTTGAAACTTCAATTAGAATGGCAATAAGCAAAGACAACTAACCTAATGCCTGCAACTTTATGACCAAATTCATGAACATAATTGATATGATGATAGAAGTACATATATATCTAGCATTCACAAATGATAAATTGAAATCAGGCAGCTgcataaattttaattaattagtagGACTGTAGGAGGATTATAAAGGAAGATTATTtacatttatctttttttttttttcagtttcacCATTAGTAAcactttttttatcaaaaaaatatAGACATAAGGTACATGTGTTTGAAGATTGGCAACTAAGCACTCCCAAACTCAGAACAAACATAAAACAGAACAACACAatataacaacaataacaatattcaatattaaaatataaagttTGAGTATGTAAAAAGATCAAATAGAAATCATGCATAGATAACCAGAATTCTTTATGTTCTTGTGAGGCTTGAAATAAGGGAATACAAGCTTCAATGCATTCATGATAGGAATTAGAAGTACATACACAATTTTGCATAACTTCCATCCGGAGTCATTTTCGATTTCACTTTCAAAGTATCTCTTCTTGTAAACCGCCgcgtaattagtaaataattagccaataaattaattattaataaaaaattaaaaaattaaattttattaatccagagaggtagaaatattaaaaatacgaattttcgtaactaattttaaagattttgactCAAAATCGGACTAACGGGCCAAACCGACCGGACCGAACCCATGGCCTAACAAATAAAACCCCAAGACCAGCCTTCCTCTTCCTCCAAAATATGAAACACGCTGAGAACACAAAGGGGGAGAAGAAGAAAGCTCCAAACACTTGATTCAACTTCAAATTGCCATATCTTTCAATTAGGAGCtctgattgccgcaccgtttacggccatGTGATCACtgtgtcgagctctacaaagcccactaATCAATTTGGTAAGGATATTTCAACTTCGCCCTCAGTTTCTCCTTCTCCCAATTTCGAAATTTGGATAATTGGATATTGGGATTTGTGATGTTTTGATATGTTAGGATCAAACTAGCTTGAGAAAAATGTTAGGTTTTGTTCAATTGATGCATGAGTAAGGTAAGAACCCTGAAACTCCCTATGGATTGTGAGTTAGTAAGTTTTCatattgattatagtgatatatTGTGGAAATATATTGAattatgttgatttgtagttcaTTGATGATGTTGGGAGCTTGATTATTGGATCTTGGTGATTAGCTTCCTATTTGGAGAGCCTTTGGTGCTTAGAACAATGGTGGAACGGTGGTACTTGTGGCATTCCAGGCTTAAGGAGAAATCGGccaagtatgattttggtttctcgtatataatatataatgtaaCGTGAAAATTTAGGCTAGTTGACCATATGTTAGGTTGAACTGTGATGGCTTATTAAAGTTTAGTGACTTTGGtggaaatattaaaaattgattatgagtatgTATTGAACAATAATGATTGTGATGTTTGATGAAATTAATGAGTTATGATGACGATAGTTTGATGAGCATGAGTTATGTTGTTTTGATTGTTGGATTGTGTGGAAGGGAATTGAATATAATTGAGTAATTAGTTTGTATGGAAGTAAAATGACATAGAATGATATTAAGCATGTTTGGTGTTGTTTTAAAGTGTGAAATCATTGGTTTTGAAATGGAAGACGGTAAAATGGAGGTTTGGCATTTCTTTGCAAGAACTTGATTTTTAACCAAACTTCAGTGGGTCATAACTTCGCTTCCGAACCCTCAATTTCTATCAAatctatttcaaaaaaaaatttggctCGTGAAGTTTTCGCCATTTGAAGAAcgaactaaaaataatttttaacaaaaaagttatgcacgtCGAAAGTTTGGTGTATAAAAGTAGATTCTGCAGGACttagtgatgcgtgagcatctttcctatcttttcctagtaaatttgtatttaaatttttgagtttaatcaagaattaattatcttttagccactatggatggtactttgagtcttgtgcaattctgtttattttaggtagcattcggatgaatttgatggagtttctgcagagaaagagaagaaatcaaggagatgaccagcgaggagtgacgcgtgcgtgtatcagacgcgtacgcgtgacacgcgaaaaagaccatcgacgcgtaagcgtgacatgcgccacgtgcagaattcacaaaaaatgctgggggtgatttcaggCCAAGTttcaacccagttttcggcccagaaacatagactagagccagaggatagcagagactcaagggagattcacacaagaatggttatgcccactccaagttaCGCGTGGATCCTACGAAgtaagtggtccccatccatcaattaaAGACATGATGAttgttttaattaattctgatttaaactttaatttttattttaaaataggaaaagatatattttagttttagaagatagattttaaattaattaggattagatataaaaggggaacATTATTCCACTTTTCATGGACCTGGAGAGGATTCCATTCcagactaccaaaatacattttatcagaatccttatttttctttctgagccatgagcaactaaacctccactgttaaggttaggagctctatctattgtatggattgataatattattttctattttaattcatgttttgatttatatttaagaattattttcgttctttatcttatgaatttgggtggaatggaagtatgaccctctttctaattgagttcttgtataacttggaaaagctctttacttgaacaacagtttgaaaacaacttctcctaaatttctagtttatctgaatttaacgggatacgtgacatataatccttttatatttgggtaattaggatttctatggcatataactagaattgaacttcaccccctaattagaattaattgaccaaggaattggctgttgatgaattttagaggagactagaaaggtctaagaaattagggtctagtcacatatagttgccatgaattaaatcttacatgattaaaataaattaataagaaaagtcaatccggaaaatagataactctgaagccttaactgtttctccatactttattcccaacttatttacttgccttttTTTAATATTCTTTCAATTGTTTATtgtctttgaactctcaaacactactttctgtttgcctaactaagtaaatcaattaaccattatttcttagtccttcaatcctcatgggatcgaccctcactcacctgaggtgttacttggtatgacccggtgcacttgccggatagtttgtggttataaattatcgcaccaagtttttggcgccgttgccggggattgatagtgtttaacaactattagttgtttgatttcttagattaggcgttttagttttaattttatttaaattttgcttaatattttcgaatttttttaaataaatagcactaatatttttccttaatttctaaaattaagtttggtgtcacctagttaattttattttaattttcttgtttatttttcctgttaatttttaaaattttctgtcTAATTTTAGTTatcatttttgaaatttatttatttattttgtttagtatttttattttattattttacacaggatacctcactaggacttctctgcactctgacgtagagaatcccatcttttcttgtcttttgtttgtttatgcgcaggaacagagataaggaacatctcttagactttgatccagaACCAGAAAGAACTCTCAGGCGACGTTTGCAagaagcaagactttacaaggctgcagaatccgctatggatcctaataatgttgttaatgccaatgtggcaaatccgaatgagaATGAGccacaaaggagagtgcttggctcttattctgctcctactgcagatctttatggaaaaagcattgtggtgcctcctatagctgcaaacaactttgagctgaagccacaattggtcaccctagtgtaacaaaactgccagtatcatggtcttccccaagaagacccaaatcaatttatttctaattttctgtagatctgtgatactgtgaagacaaatggagtgaacccagaggcatacaaactcatgctcttcccgtttgctctgagggatggagcaaagctatggctagattcccaacccaaggagagtttggatacttgggacaaggttgttactgagttttttactaaatttttcccaccaaagaagctgactaagcttagagtggaggttcagaccttcaggcagagggatggtgaaactctttatgaagtttgggagaggtataagctactgattaggcaatgccctccggacatgttctctaaatggacctaactagacatcttttatgaaggcttgggtgaaatgtccaagatgtgcttagataattctgtaggtggttcattgcacaagaagaagacaccagaggagactattgagctgattgaattggttgctagcaaccaatatttatactcatctaacaggaatcctgtgaattttgaggctcctcagaagaagggtgttatagaagtagaagctcttaatgctcttcttgctcaaaataagcttatgtctcagcaaataagtctgcttactcaacagatgggtagaatgcaagtctcagctatcaacacccaaaacccATCTCAAGAgatctcttatgacatgacagataattttgtgcaaaatgataattatgactatgctcaatgctcttctgaacaggtcaattacatggggagtggccctagaaatcccaataatgatccatattctaagacatacaatcaagggtggagaaatcacccaaattttgggtggagggaccaacctcagagacctcagaatttcaacaataattctcagggcggcttccaacagaacaatcacaataaccgTCAATTTCAGTCTTagcagcaacaaccacctcagtaggcaaactctaaatcccaagaagattctaattgggagatgatgaggagttttatgcaggaaaccagagcctccattagaaacttagaggtgcaaatgggccaactgagcaagcaaacacctgagaggtctgcaagtacatttccaagtgatacagtggtgaacccaaaaaaagattgcaaggctattcaattgagaagtggtaaaatagTTGGCTCTAAGAcaaaggccaatgaagagctagttgaaaagaaagctccagaggagaagaaggaagaagtggagcacgcccctccaaagcgtgcagacaacccattccctgactctcttgacacgtaTCCTAcactgccaaaggctcctgaatacaagccaaaaatgccatatccttagAGACTttagaaggcttccaaagaaaagcagttctctaaatttttagatgtcttcaagaagctacatatcaacattccttttgcagaggctcttgagaaAATGCCcctttatgctaaatttatgaaagaattgttgactaataagaggaattggaaggagcaagaaatcgtggtgttaaccaaggaatgcagtgctattattcaatataaacttcctgagaaaatgcaagatccagggagttttgtgattccttgcaccattggagatgtcaccattcagagagctttatgtgatcttggagctagcattaatctcatgccactttcagtgatgaaaaagcttcaaattgaggaggtaaaatccactcgtatttctcttcaacttgctgatctttctattaaattacctgtgggtgttgttgaggatttacttgtgaaagtaggaccatttatttttcctgctggttttgttatattagacatggatgAGGATGtaaatcctctattattcttggtagaccctttttagctacaggaagagctctgattgatgtgcaaaagggtgaattaaccttgAGAGTAAacgaagaacaggtggtcctaaatgtttttgaagctctcaagcaccctaatgattctgaagggtgcatgagaattgatgttgttgaaccacttattcaagaagtactggaagctgaggtacttgatgaaaTTCTGGATCTTgtttctgagtatgaattagttgaagttaATGATTCACCACTCCAGAAGGCACTAGTTCACACGcctaaagcagaggaggaagcccccaagcttgagctcaaagatttacctccttctctgaaatatgtgttcttgggtgaaaatggtTCCTATCCATTGATTATTAGCTCTTtcctgaagcctgaagaggaagtggtgcttatttcagtgctcaggagccataaaacagctattgggtggaccattagtgacttgaaagggattagtccaaccaagtgtatgcacaagatcctctttgaagatgatgctaaaccagttgtgcaaccacaaaggagactcaatccaactatgaaagaggtggtccaaaaagagatgatgaaactatgggaagcaggtattatttaccctatttctgacagtccttgggtaagtcctgtgcaggtagtttccaagaaaggagggatgacagtgatcaagaatgaagagaatgagcttattcctacaagaacaatcaCATACAGGAGGGTCAACACTgctaccaggaaggatcacttccccctgcctttcattgatcagatgcttgagaggttagctggtcatgcattttactattttctagatggatattctggatataatcaaattgcagtggaccctcaagatcaagagaagacaacattcacgtgcccctttggagtatttgcctacaggagaatgccttttggactttgcaATACTCTAGCAACTTTTCAgaagtgtatgctttcaattttttctgatatggttgaaaagttcattgaggtatttatggatgacttttctgtttttggtaattcttttgaatcttgccttaagcatttatctcttgtcttgaaacggtgtcaagaatcaaaccttgttttaaattgggaaaaatgtcattttatggttacagaaggtattgtccTTGGAATcagatttcaagtaagggaattgaggttgatagagcaaaggtggaggtaattgaaaaattaccaccaccaactaatgttaaggcagtcaggagtttcctgggtcatgcaggattttatagaagatttataaagaatttttctaaaattgctaaaccattaagcaacctgctagttgctgatgttccttttgtctttgaaactctgaaagcaaaccttacctctgctcccatcatagctccccctgaatgggatttaccatttgaattaatgtgtgatactagtgactttgctataggagctgttttaggacagaggcatggtaagcttgtacatgtcatttactatgccagtcgtgtgttaaatgctgcccaaaagaattacacaactacagaaaaagaattattagctgttgtgtatgctgttgataagtttaggtcctatttacttggttctaaggttactatttatactgatcatgctgctttgaagtaccttctaaccaagcaggactctaaaccaagattaatcagatgggtgttactccttcaggagtttgatattgagataaaagac
The DNA window shown above is from Arachis ipaensis cultivar K30076 chromosome B08, Araip1.1, whole genome shotgun sequence and carries:
- the LOC110265419 gene encoding uncharacterized protein LOC110265419, whose protein sequence is MDTTQRNEAPMREGNEDVAAKFKESSEIIVIYLNLQLSLISFFKDDKAGQDFFATHPNVVMAMVFFIQLLFFVGLLGTMLPGQVSMKILRWIILVLGGVSSVLVQTMMI